The following coding sequences lie in one Flagellimonas eckloniae genomic window:
- a CDS encoding NADH:ubiquinone reductase (Na(+)-transporting) subunit D, giving the protein MALLSKKDANLILDPLADNNPITIQVLGICSALAITAELKASLVMAISVIFVLGVGNVVISLMRNVIPSKIRIIVQLIVVATLVIIVDQVLKAFAYELSKTLSVFVGLIITNCIIMGRFEAFALGNGPWKSFLDGIGNALGYGVILIIVGFFRELFGSGTLFGIPVLGDPIAKTGLYATGYENNGFMIIPPAALIVVGIIIWVQRSRNKALIEEA; this is encoded by the coding sequence ATGGCATTGCTTTCAAAAAAAGATGCAAATCTAATTTTAGACCCATTAGCGGATAACAACCCAATAACCATTCAGGTTTTGGGAATCTGTTCAGCATTGGCAATTACAGCGGAACTTAAAGCCTCTTTGGTAATGGCAATCTCGGTGATTTTTGTACTGGGAGTAGGTAACGTGGTCATTTCGTTGATGCGTAACGTGATTCCTTCAAAAATCAGGATTATCGTTCAACTTATCGTTGTGGCAACCTTGGTGATCATTGTAGACCAGGTTTTAAAGGCATTTGCGTATGAGTTGAGTAAAACCCTTTCCGTTTTTGTTGGGTTGATTATTACCAACTGTATTATCATGGGGCGTTTTGAGGCCTTTGCTTTGGGCAATGGTCCATGGAAATCCTTTTTAGATGGTATTGGTAATGCACTTGGCTATGGAGTAATATTGATTATTGTTGGATTTTTCCGTGAACTTTTTGGTTCAGGGACCTTATTTGGAATTCCTGTATTGGGAGATCCAATAGCGAAGACTGGGCTATATGCAACAGGATATGAGAACAACGGATTTATGATTATACCACCAGCAGCATTGATAGTTGTTGGAATCATTATTTGGGTGCAGCGTTCAAGAAATAAAGCATTAATAGAAGAAGCATAA
- a CDS encoding Na(+)-translocating NADH-quinone reductase subunit C, with protein MGINTDKNSYTVIFAIIMVVIVGSVLAFLASGLNDRIKENERFEKQQNILYAMGVNENTEDSGVNFIPTDVVEGEFSKYIKEQYVFVDGEVQKDDQAFLIDMKKQLAAFKSGGEARLPIFIGEKDGKKSYILPMYGKGLWDAIWGFISVDDNMIVQGVYFDHKAETPGLGANIKMRFFMDDFIGESLLEGKSYAGVSVAKGNNDPLNNDKEDNEVDALAGATITGNGVSAMIKETLKVYKPYLETIRTN; from the coding sequence ATGGGAATTAACACAGATAAAAACTCATATACCGTAATCTTTGCAATCATAATGGTTGTAATTGTAGGTTCTGTCCTTGCTTTTTTGGCATCTGGCCTAAATGACAGAATCAAGGAAAATGAACGTTTTGAAAAACAACAGAATATCCTTTACGCCATGGGTGTAAATGAGAATACTGAAGATAGTGGGGTAAATTTTATTCCTACAGATGTGGTTGAGGGTGAGTTTTCAAAATACATTAAAGAACAATATGTTTTTGTGGATGGTGAGGTTCAAAAAGATGATCAAGCCTTTTTGATTGATATGAAGAAACAGCTTGCTGCCTTTAAAAGTGGAGGTGAAGCACGGTTGCCCATTTTTATTGGTGAGAAGGATGGTAAAAAATCATATATCCTGCCAATGTATGGTAAAGGGCTATGGGATGCTATTTGGGGTTTTATTTCGGTTGATGACAATATGATCGTTCAGGGAGTTTATTTCGATCATAAAGCGGAAACTCCCGGTCTTGGCGCAAATATAAAAATGCGCTTTTTCATGGATGATTTTATAGGTGAATCTTTGTTGGAAGGTAAAAGTTATGCGGGCGTAAGTGTAGCAAAAGGAAACAATGATCCATTGAACAACGATAAAGAGGATAATGAAGTGGATGCACTTGCAGGTGCAACGATCACTGGAAATGGAGTTTCAGCGATGATAAAAGAAACCTTAAAGGTTTACAAACCTTACTTAGAAACTATTAGAACGAATTAA